One genomic segment of Sminthopsis crassicaudata isolate SCR6 chromosome 2, ASM4859323v1, whole genome shotgun sequence includes these proteins:
- the MAT2B gene encoding methionine adenosyltransferase 2 subunit beta isoform X1: MPEMLMAMEQEDVNVPSRRALITGATGLLGRAVYKEFEQNNWHAVGCGYSRARPRFEQVNLLDTHAVHDIIQDFQPHVIVHCAAERRPDVVENQPDAASQLNVDASGNLAKEAAGIGAFLIYISSDYVFDGTNPPYTEEDTPNPLNLYGKTKLEGERAVLENNVGAAVLRIPVLYGEVEKLEESAVTIMFDKVQFSNKSANMDHWQQRFPTNVKDVASVCRQLAEKRMLDPTIKGTFHWSGNEQMTKYEMACAIADAFNLPNSHLRPITDSPVLGAPRPRNAQLDCSKLETLGIGQRTPFRIGIKESLWPFLIDKRWRQTVFH; the protein is encoded by the exons ATGCCTGAAATGCTGATGGCAATGGAACAG GAGGATGTTAATGTCCCCAGTAGGCGTGCTTTGATTACTGGTGCCACTGGCCTACTTGGCAGAGCTGTATACAAAGAGTTTGAGCAGAACAACTGGCATGCAGTTGGTTGTGGTTACAGTAGAGCTCGACCAAGATTTGAACAAGTCAATCTTTTGGATACTCATGCAGTTCATGATATCATTCAGGATTTTCAG CCCCATGTCATAGTACATTGTGCAGCAGAAAGAAGGCCAGATGTTGTAGAGAATCAACCAGATGCTGCTTCTCAGCTTAATGTGGATGCTTCAGGGAATTTAGCAAAGGAAGCAG cgGGAATTGGAGCATTTCTGATCTACATTAGCTCAGATTATGTGTTTGATGGAACAAATCCACCTTATACTGAAGAGGATACTCCAAATCCCCTAAATTTGTATGGTAAAACAAAACTAGAAGGAGAAAGGGCTGTCTTGGAAAACAATGTTG GTGCAGCAGTCCTGCGAATTCCTGTTCTGTATGGAGAAGTTGAAAAACTAGAAGAAAGTGCTGTAACTATTATGTTTGACAAAGTCCAGTTCAGTAACAAATCTGCTAACATGGACCACTGGCAACAGAGGTTTCCCACAAATGTTAAGGATGTTGCCAGTGTTTGCCGGCAGCTGGCAGAGAAGAGGATGCTG GATCCTACAATCAAAGGCACCTTCCATTGGTCTGGCAATGAACAAATGACCAAATATGAAATGGCATGTGCTATTGCAGATGCTTTTAACCTTCCTAATAGTCACTTAAGACCT atCACCGACAGCCCAGTCTTGGGAGCTCCACGTCCAAGAAATGCTCAACTTGACTGCTCCAAATTAGAGACCCTGGGCATTGGCCAACGAACACCATTTCGGATTGGAATTAAAGAATCACTTTGGCCTTTTCTCATTGACAAGAGATGGAGACAAACAGTCTTTCATTAG
- the MAT2B gene encoding methionine adenosyltransferase 2 subunit beta isoform X2 codes for MVGREKELTIHFVPGSCQLVEEDVNVPSRRALITGATGLLGRAVYKEFEQNNWHAVGCGYSRARPRFEQVNLLDTHAVHDIIQDFQPHVIVHCAAERRPDVVENQPDAASQLNVDASGNLAKEAAGIGAFLIYISSDYVFDGTNPPYTEEDTPNPLNLYGKTKLEGERAVLENNVGAAVLRIPVLYGEVEKLEESAVTIMFDKVQFSNKSANMDHWQQRFPTNVKDVASVCRQLAEKRMLDPTIKGTFHWSGNEQMTKYEMACAIADAFNLPNSHLRPITDSPVLGAPRPRNAQLDCSKLETLGIGQRTPFRIGIKESLWPFLIDKRWRQTVFH; via the exons ATGGTTGGGCGGGAGAAGGAGCTGACCATCCACTTTGTCCCTGGAAGCTGCCAGCTGGTGGAG GAGGATGTTAATGTCCCCAGTAGGCGTGCTTTGATTACTGGTGCCACTGGCCTACTTGGCAGAGCTGTATACAAAGAGTTTGAGCAGAACAACTGGCATGCAGTTGGTTGTGGTTACAGTAGAGCTCGACCAAGATTTGAACAAGTCAATCTTTTGGATACTCATGCAGTTCATGATATCATTCAGGATTTTCAG CCCCATGTCATAGTACATTGTGCAGCAGAAAGAAGGCCAGATGTTGTAGAGAATCAACCAGATGCTGCTTCTCAGCTTAATGTGGATGCTTCAGGGAATTTAGCAAAGGAAGCAG cgGGAATTGGAGCATTTCTGATCTACATTAGCTCAGATTATGTGTTTGATGGAACAAATCCACCTTATACTGAAGAGGATACTCCAAATCCCCTAAATTTGTATGGTAAAACAAAACTAGAAGGAGAAAGGGCTGTCTTGGAAAACAATGTTG GTGCAGCAGTCCTGCGAATTCCTGTTCTGTATGGAGAAGTTGAAAAACTAGAAGAAAGTGCTGTAACTATTATGTTTGACAAAGTCCAGTTCAGTAACAAATCTGCTAACATGGACCACTGGCAACAGAGGTTTCCCACAAATGTTAAGGATGTTGCCAGTGTTTGCCGGCAGCTGGCAGAGAAGAGGATGCTG GATCCTACAATCAAAGGCACCTTCCATTGGTCTGGCAATGAACAAATGACCAAATATGAAATGGCATGTGCTATTGCAGATGCTTTTAACCTTCCTAATAGTCACTTAAGACCT atCACCGACAGCCCAGTCTTGGGAGCTCCACGTCCAAGAAATGCTCAACTTGACTGCTCCAAATTAGAGACCCTGGGCATTGGCCAACGAACACCATTTCGGATTGGAATTAAAGAATCACTTTGGCCTTTTCTCATTGACAAGAGATGGAGACAAACAGTCTTTCATTAG